From Onychostoma macrolepis isolate SWU-2019 chromosome 05, ASM1243209v1, whole genome shotgun sequence, one genomic window encodes:
- the hspb3 gene encoding heat shock protein beta-3: MAGEGITISHWIASPVRYQEHFKTRNLAECTEDHRLFALPGPECLPVKMDTEGGQADSEDEDSGEPLFQVLLDVTQFKPEDILIQVFEGWLLIRGRHGVRMDEHGFVSRSFTRQYQLPDRQLQAGDLKAVLCHDGILVVETKDRWWPACD; the protein is encoded by the coding sequence ATGGCAGGAGAGGGGATCACTATTTCCCACTGGATAGCAAGCCCTGTGCGCTACCAGGAGCACTTCAAAACCAGGAATCTCGCTGAATGCACTGAAGATCATCGACTGTTTGCCCTGCCAGGACCTGAATGTCTGCCAGTTAAAATGGACACTGAGGGGGGTCAAGCAGACAGTGAGGACGAGGATTCAGGAGAACCATTATTTCAAGTCCTGCTGGACGTGACTCAGTTTAAACCAGAAGACATCCTCATACAGGTCTTTGAAGGGTGGCTGCTTATTAGAGGTCGGCATGGGGTGAGGATGGACGAGCATGGGTTTGTGTCACGAAGTTTCACCAGACAGTATCAGCTGCCTGACCGTCAGCTCCAGGCGGGGGACCTCAAAGCCGTGCTGTGCCATGATGGGATACTAGTGGTAGAGACCAAGGACCGATGGTGGCCAGCGTGTGATTAG